In one window of Desulfitibacter sp. BRH_c19 DNA:
- a CDS encoding glycerate kinase: MRIIVASDSFKGSVSAIEAASAMEEGIKKVFANSEVIKIPLADGGEGTVEALTQATDGKIVSVMALDPLGREIESFFGILGNGRTAVIEMAAASGLPLLKTKERNPYITTTYGTGQLIKAALDYNCEEIIVGIGGSATNDGGAGMAQALGAVLLDKNGNKLSFGGRALKELDKLDMSKIDSRLKNTKITAACDVDNPLCGERGASAVYGPQKGANPEMVRELDTSLAIFAEKVKEQLEIDVLNVPGAGAAGGLGAGILAFLGGSLKPGIGLVLDAVDFENRLKGVDLVLTGEGRIDEQTAYGKAPMGVAQLAKKYEIPVLAFSGILGHNYQKIYEKGIDFVSANVQSIITLDDAINEGYSLLVTNVERAMRAVRIGIDLRSE, translated from the coding sequence TTGAGGATTATTGTTGCTTCAGATTCTTTTAAAGGTAGTGTCTCTGCTATTGAAGCTGCCTCTGCGATGGAAGAAGGAATTAAAAAGGTATTTGCTAATAGTGAAGTAATAAAAATACCACTTGCTGATGGAGGAGAAGGTACAGTAGAAGCACTAACGCAAGCTACTGATGGCAAAATTGTTTCCGTGATGGCACTTGACCCCCTCGGTAGAGAAATAGAAAGCTTTTTTGGGATCCTTGGCAACGGAAGAACTGCAGTAATTGAGATGGCAGCTGCGTCTGGACTACCGCTACTAAAAACGAAAGAAAGAAATCCTTACATTACAACCACATACGGGACAGGGCAACTCATTAAAGCTGCCTTGGATTATAATTGTGAAGAAATAATTGTGGGAATCGGAGGAAGTGCCACAAATGATGGTGGAGCAGGAATGGCACAAGCCTTAGGGGCAGTATTGCTAGACAAAAACGGAAATAAACTTTCATTTGGTGGAAGAGCTTTAAAGGAATTGGATAAACTAGATATGTCCAAAATAGATTCTCGCTTGAAAAACACAAAAATTACAGCTGCTTGTGATGTTGACAATCCACTATGTGGAGAAAGAGGGGCAAGTGCAGTTTATGGGCCGCAAAAGGGAGCTAATCCTGAAATGGTCAGAGAATTAGATACTTCTCTTGCAATATTTGCTGAAAAGGTAAAGGAACAATTGGAAATAGATGTTCTAAATGTACCTGGGGCTGGAGCCGCAGGTGGATTAGGGGCGGGGATACTAGCGTTTTTAGGAGGAAGCCTAAAACCTGGTATAGGTTTAGTACTTGATGCAGTTGACTTTGAAAACAGGCTAAAAGGTGTTGACCTGGTATTAACTGGTGAAGGGAGAATTGATGAACAGACTGCCTATGGAAAGGCTCCTATGGGGGTTGCTCAATTAGCAAAAAAATATGAAATTCCTGTTTTAGCCTTTAGCGGTATATTAGGTCATAATTATCAAAAGATATATGAAAAGGGAATAGATTTTGTGAGTGCTAATGTTCAGAGCATAATAACTTTGGATGATGCAATAAATGAGGGTTATTCTTTATTAGTAACAAATGTTGAAAGAGCTATGAGGGCAGTTAGAATAGGAATAGATTTAAGGAGTGAATAA
- a CDS encoding 2-hydroxyglutaryl-CoA dehydratase: MLCGIDLGSRNVKIAVMDKNKIIKTAVYDTIKFYKNYAIKKDQQLHIDFSALTIPNCQGIVSTGYGRLTVKLAGADAIPEIKAHYLGALSQCGLQNFTLLDLGGQDSKIVRVSGGKMVDFLTNDKCAASSGRYLENMATVLGIELGELSKYYERPVELSSTCAVFGETELIGKIVEGYSLEDLAAGVNYTIFKRIQPLLHKMGYDTLVFVGGVAKNMAFVEILKKELGSTVIIPPSPQFNGAIGCCVYGSNLEGLN, encoded by the coding sequence GTGCTTTGTGGAATAGATTTAGGAAGCAGGAATGTTAAAATAGCTGTTATGGACAAAAATAAAATTATAAAGACAGCAGTTTATGATACCATAAAATTTTATAAAAATTATGCAATTAAAAAAGATCAGCAATTGCACATTGACTTTTCTGCGCTAACCATCCCTAATTGTCAAGGAATAGTTTCTACTGGTTATGGAAGACTTACAGTTAAACTGGCTGGTGCAGATGCAATTCCTGAAATAAAAGCCCATTACCTAGGGGCACTATCTCAATGTGGTTTACAAAACTTTACTTTGCTGGATTTAGGAGGACAAGATAGTAAAATTGTTAGAGTATCTGGTGGGAAAATGGTTGATTTTCTCACTAATGATAAATGTGCTGCTAGCTCAGGTCGATATCTAGAAAATATGGCTACTGTTTTAGGAATTGAATTAGGTGAATTGAGTAAATACTATGAAAGGCCTGTGGAACTAAGCTCTACATGTGCGGTCTTTGGGGAAACTGAATTGATTGGAAAGATTGTAGAGGGGTATTCATTAGAAGACCTAGCCGCGGGAGTAAACTACACGATTTTTAAAAGAATACAGCCGTTACTTCATAAAATGGGCTATGATACATTAGTTTTTGTAGGTGGAGTTGCCAAAAACATGGCCTTTGTGGAAATTTTGAAGAAAGAGTTAGGATCAACAGTAATAATCCCTCCGTCACCTCAGTTTAATGGAGCTATTGGCTGTTGTGTATATGGCAGCAATCTGGAAGGCCTAAATTGA
- a CDS encoding LytTR family transcriptional regulator, with product MRLKALIVDDEYPARMELRYLLEKFSHVEVVGEATNAAEALQLINALDYSIIFLDINMPGVNGLDLSKQIKNNPQKPNVIFVTAHEEYALEAFGVDAVDYLLKPVNPERLTEALLKVENRIAKTNNIATKPKSEANSTTLDIIPIESQGKTVLLKHTDIIYVNAQNDYCIFKTFDKQFLSRFTLKDLEARLNKNLFFRCHRSYLVNIKRVREVTPLYNGTLLLTVDDKEKSEVPVSRSQVKQIRNSLGM from the coding sequence ATGCGATTAAAGGCTCTTATTGTAGATGATGAATATCCTGCAAGAATGGAATTGCGATATTTATTAGAAAAATTCTCCCATGTTGAAGTGGTAGGCGAAGCAACCAATGCAGCTGAGGCTCTTCAGCTAATAAATGCGCTAGATTACTCGATTATTTTTCTAGATATTAATATGCCTGGAGTTAATGGACTTGACTTAAGCAAGCAAATAAAAAATAATCCTCAAAAACCTAATGTTATTTTTGTAACAGCTCATGAAGAATATGCATTGGAGGCTTTTGGAGTAGATGCTGTAGATTACTTACTTAAACCAGTTAACCCTGAAAGGTTGACTGAAGCTTTATTAAAAGTTGAAAATAGAATTGCAAAAACCAATAATATTGCTACTAAACCTAAGAGTGAAGCCAACTCTACTACCCTTGATATAATCCCTATTGAAAGTCAAGGAAAAACAGTTCTCTTAAAGCATACTGATATCATTTACGTAAATGCTCAAAATGATTACTGTATATTTAAAACATTTGATAAACAATTTTTATCTAGGTTCACCTTAAAAGACCTAGAAGCAAGACTTAACAAAAATCTTTTCTTTCGTTGTCATCGTTCATACCTTGTGAACATTAAACGAGTTCGGGAAGTAACACCCCTTTATAATGGTACACTTTTATTAACAGTAGACGATAAAGAGAAAAGTGAAGTGCCAGTTAGTAGATCACAGGTGAAACAAATTAGAAATTCATTAGGAATGTGA
- a CDS encoding 2-hydroxyglutaryl-CoA dehydratase — protein sequence MRKVGITTTIPSEIIYAAGAVPVDLNNIFITAHSPNHYVEVAELAGYPRNLCGWIKGLYGVVIDNKIGELVAVTQGDCSNTHALMETLHLKGVRIIPFAFPYDRDREMLMLQLNKFMDYMGASWPEVKLWKEKLQKVRQWVWELDRLTWEANQVTGFENHLWQVSCSDFNGNPDLFCNELKILIEEVKSRKPLKEKVRLGFMGVPPIFTDLYQYIEEIGARVVYNEIQRQFTMPFNEAELVDQYLLYTYPYHAFARIEDLQREIKRRQLDGIIHYTQSFCFRQIEDLIFREKINIPILTLEGDRPGLLDARSKMRIDTFVEMLR from the coding sequence GTGAGAAAAGTAGGGATAACTACAACAATTCCCTCAGAAATAATATATGCCGCGGGAGCTGTTCCTGTGGACTTAAACAATATCTTTATAACAGCGCACTCACCTAATCATTATGTTGAGGTAGCAGAATTAGCTGGATATCCTCGTAACTTATGCGGGTGGATTAAAGGTTTATATGGAGTTGTGATAGACAATAAGATTGGGGAATTAGTTGCAGTAACCCAAGGGGATTGTAGTAATACCCATGCATTGATGGAGACATTACATTTAAAGGGTGTGAGGATAATTCCATTTGCATTTCCCTATGATAGAGATAGAGAAATGTTAATGTTACAGTTAAATAAATTTATGGATTACATGGGTGCTAGCTGGCCAGAGGTAAAGCTCTGGAAGGAAAAATTACAAAAAGTGAGGCAGTGGGTTTGGGAATTAGATAGACTAACCTGGGAGGCAAATCAGGTAACTGGATTTGAAAACCATCTTTGGCAGGTTTCCTGTAGCGATTTTAACGGCAATCCAGATCTTTTTTGTAATGAACTAAAAATATTAATAGAAGAGGTAAAATCACGAAAACCTTTGAAAGAAAAAGTGCGTTTGGGCTTCATGGGTGTTCCACCTATCTTTACTGATTTATACCAATACATTGAGGAAATCGGGGCAAGGGTAGTCTATAATGAGATACAAAGACAGTTTACGATGCCCTTTAATGAGGCAGAACTAGTTGATCAATATTTGTTGTATACCTATCCTTATCATGCCTTTGCTAGGATAGAGGACTTACAAAGAGAGATAAAAAGAAGGCAGTTGGATGGGATAATCCATTACACACAGAGTTTTTGTTTTAGACAAATAGAGGATCTAATTTTTAGAGAAAAAATCAACATTCCTATCTTAACTCTCGAAGGGGACAGGCCAGGTCTGCTTGATGCTAGAAGTAAGATGAGAATAGACACTTTTGTGGAGATGTTGAGGTGA